The Lycium barbarum isolate Lr01 chromosome 10, ASM1917538v2, whole genome shotgun sequence genome includes a region encoding these proteins:
- the LOC132613053 gene encoding uncharacterized protein LOC132613053 — translation MENVLLTQEIIADIRLRTKPANVVMKLDMATTYDRVSWLFLLKVLRKFGFSEVLVDMIFRLVSNSYSVLINGQHQGFFQSSRGVKQRDPFSPNLSILSTEVLTRNINALHQIHQFKGYGFPKWSPKVNHLAYADDMIIFSSADVFSLQLVMEILKKYEKTSAQKINKEKSAVYMHKNVPGDVSITVEIVTGIGRKYFPFTYLGCPIYHSRRKKDFFTNILMKIMNRLQSWKGKLLSFGGRAILIKHVLQSMSIHLLSAVNAPIGVIRQIHKMFAQLFWSNTVGGKSRHWASWNRPCFPVMEGGMGFRSLHDVFVALICKLWWNLRTNHPYRGMGNSRFWFDNWTGMGALYYTVEGYDENVQNVANMVDQGQWNLERLRELLPDDIVQHSSNTIRPTMIEREMDRPWWILDTKGDFTIKSAWDYIRLRGQNMELTGLGPIVLQLQVPHKWEELIAMLESGGNRLKVKKVVWNLPPAGWLLCNTDGASRGNLGRSAYGFCLRNNEGNLVYAQAAEIDINTNTDAEVIAILEAMRYCRNERLDNVIIQTDSKMIYKILEEGWKPSWGIVSRIEEILELRSTMTISFSHSLREGNKLDDALANQALDEASFQCQDFQGLRWTKLNHHVQIHMEENMVVCSSYVYFFAGF, via the exons ATGGAGAATGTGCTACTTACTCAAGAAATCATAGCAGATATCAGGCTGAGGACAAAGCCTGCTAATGTAGTCATGAAATTAGACATGGCTACGACTTATGACAGGGTTTCTTGGCTATTCTTGCTCAAGGTTTTAAGAAAGTTTGGTTTTTCAGAAGTCTTAGTAGATATGATTTTCAGGCTTGTTAGCAATTCGTATTCTGTTTTAATTAATGGGCAACACCAGGGATTCTTTCAGTCCTCCAGAGGTGTCAAGCAAAGGGATCCTTTCTCTCCTAATTTGTCCATTCTATCTACAGAGGTGTTGACTAGAAATATTAATGCTCTACATCAGATTCATCAATTTAAAGGTTATGGTTTCCCTAAATGGAGTCCTAAGGTGAATCATCTAGCTTATGCtgatgatatgataatttttTCTTCAGCAGATGTGTTTTCTTTACAGCTTGTTATGGAAATTTTAAAGAAGTATGAGAAAACATCAGCGCAGAAGATCAATAAGGAAAAGAGTGCAGTTTACATGCATAAAAATGTTCCTGGTGATGTGAGCATTACAGTAGAAATTGTTACAGGAATTGggagaaaatattttcctttcaCCTACTTAGGTTGCCCTATATACCATAGTaggagaaagaaagattttttcaCAAACATTTTGATGAAAATAATGAATAGACTACAGAGTTGGAAAGGAAAACTTTTATCTTTTGGGGGTAGAGCTATTCTTATTAAACATGTGTTACAAAGTATGTCAATCCACCTATTATCAGCAGTTAATGCTCCTATAGGTGTAATCAGGCAAATACATAAAATGTTTGCTCAATTGTTTTGGAGCAATACCGTGGGAGGTAAAAGTAGACATTGGGCTTCATGGAATCGACCATGTTTTCCAGTAATGGAAGGTGGGATGGGCTTTAGATCATTACATGATGTATTTGTGGCATTAATTTGTAAATTATGGTGGAATCTGAGAACTAACCATCCATATAGAG GTATGGGAAATTCTCgattttggtttgataattggacaggaATGGGTGCTCTATACTACACTGTAGAAGGCTATGATGAGAATGTTCAAAATGTTGCTAATATGGTGGATCAGGGGCAGTGGAATTTGGAAAGATTGAGAGAACTACTTCCTGATGATATAGTGCAGCATAGTAGCAACACTATTAGACCTACAATGATAGAAAGGGAAATGGACAGGCCATGGTGGATACTGGATACTAAGGGTGATTTTACAATCAAATCAGCATGGGATTATATTAGATTGAGAGGGCAAAATATGGAG CTAACAGGACTTGGTCCTATTGTTCTTCAATTGCAG GTGCCGCACAAATGGGAAGAATTGATTGCTATGTTAGAGAGTGGAGGTAATAGGCTGAAAGTTAAAAAGGTTGTATGGAATCTTCCACCAGCAGGTTGGTTGTTGTGCAATACAGATGGAGCCTCTAGGGGAAATCTTGGTAGAAGTGCTTATGGTTTCTGCTTGAGGAACAATGAGGGGAACTTGGTATATGCTCAAGCCGCAGAGATAGACATTAATACAAATACAGATGCTGAGGTAATAGCAATTTTAGAGGCTATGAGGTATTGTAGGAATGAAAGATTGGATAATGTCATAATTCAAACTGACTCTAAAATGATTTATAAAATTTTAGAGGAAGGATGGAAGCCATCATGGGGAATTGTTAGTCGGATAGAAGAGATTTTGGAACTAAGAAGTACTATGACAATCTCTTTTAGTCATAGTTTGAGGGAAGGGAataagcttgatgatgctctggCTAACCAGGCTTTAGATGAAGCCTCTTTTCAATGTCAGGATTTTCAAGGGTTAAGATGGACGAAGCTTAATCATCATGTTCAAATTCATATGGAGGAGAACATGGTGGTTTGTTCTAGCTATGTTTACTTTTTTGCTGGTTTCTAA